A genomic region of Micromonospora sp. NBC_01796 contains the following coding sequences:
- a CDS encoding putative sugar O-methyltransferase, giving the protein MADKYGGSTLWDTYHRTRITKESSVDLAGFKSAGVNFKLALWNPRTNGVRYLKSLIYNVADGLDDAGWQRLRRIGGRETGAPIAVRIHGELVCMDYLQAVLELEFMERHVALDGGTVLEIGAGYGRTCHAVLANHDVAGYYIVDLENSLDLARAYLREVLDADDFAKVRFVPAGDLEETLAGLRFDLCLNIDSFAEMDAEVVRNYLAFVARHCRHLYVKNPVGKYLDPSLDDHAEGQELVAMALRTGLLRDVIDIHDSEVVRVQSAKFVDAYRPAAGWTDLADEWAPPWSYYWQALYRAAA; this is encoded by the coding sequence ATGGCAGACAAGTACGGTGGCAGCACTCTGTGGGACACCTACCATCGGACGCGCATCACGAAGGAATCGAGCGTCGACCTGGCCGGCTTCAAATCGGCCGGGGTCAACTTCAAGCTCGCCCTGTGGAACCCGCGGACCAACGGAGTCCGCTACCTCAAGTCGCTGATCTACAACGTCGCCGACGGGCTGGACGATGCCGGCTGGCAGCGGCTGCGCCGGATCGGCGGTCGCGAGACGGGCGCGCCGATCGCGGTACGGATCCACGGCGAGCTGGTCTGCATGGACTATCTGCAGGCCGTGCTGGAGCTGGAGTTCATGGAGCGCCATGTCGCGCTCGACGGCGGGACCGTTCTGGAGATCGGCGCCGGATACGGCCGTACGTGCCACGCCGTACTGGCCAACCACGACGTGGCCGGGTACTACATCGTCGACCTGGAGAACTCGCTCGACCTCGCCCGGGCCTACCTCCGGGAGGTCCTGGACGCCGACGACTTCGCCAAGGTGCGGTTCGTGCCGGCCGGGGACCTGGAGGAGACGCTCGCCGGCCTCCGGTTCGACCTGTGCCTCAACATCGACTCGTTCGCCGAGATGGACGCCGAGGTCGTCCGGAACTACCTCGCCTTCGTCGCCCGTCACTGCCGCCACCTGTACGTGAAGAACCCGGTCGGCAAGTACCTCGACCCGAGCCTCGACGACCACGCCGAGGGTCAGGAGCTCGTCGCGATGGCGTTGCGCACCGGGTTGCTCCGGGACGTCATCGACATCCACGACAGCGAGGTGGTACGCGTCCAGTCGGCCAAGTTCGTCGACGCGTACCGCCCGGCGGCGGGCTGGACGGACCTGGCCGACGAGTGGGCACCGCCGTGGAGCTACTACTGGCAGGCGCTCTACCGCGCCGCCGCCTGA
- a CDS encoding MFS transporter, protein MSDSHRPEPTATAEPGPAVPAPDPRRWKALILLSVTAFMVILDAQIVLLALPSMEIDLGVSANVGQWFLSAYMLAFGGLLLFGGRLADMRGRRQMFIVGTALFLVSSLLCGLAGSAGVLIAARVVQGVSAALLAPSALAILMTMFPEGPERNKALAFWSGLGGIGATAALLIGGPITDTLGWEWIFFINIPVAIGMLIFAPILLLESRESGARAYDPAGAFTSTVGLMLLIAAIVWAPTRGWADGTVLAMLLGAVVLIALFVVVESRSAAPLLPLRIFRNRLFVGGNLAMTLFAMTTVGMSVAITTYAQRVLGYTPMEFGLGMLTMTLMTLVGAFAGQAAMTKLGFRPVVAVAAVLMIGALLLLSQVSPDGTYFADLFPGLLLFGLGLGAGPVAAVAAALSTVDQEIAGVASGATNATFQLGGALGAAIISAVVVSAGGDSGDPARMTDGLQAGLRADVLVAFACLVVALVLLRPVTQRLASRVPQPS, encoded by the coding sequence GGCGACCGCCGAGCCCGGGCCAGCGGTCCCCGCGCCGGATCCGCGGCGCTGGAAGGCGCTGATCCTGCTCTCCGTCACCGCCTTCATGGTGATCCTCGACGCCCAGATCGTCCTCCTGGCGCTGCCGTCGATGGAGATCGATCTGGGGGTCTCGGCCAACGTGGGCCAGTGGTTCCTGAGCGCGTACATGTTGGCCTTCGGTGGTCTGCTGCTCTTCGGCGGCCGGCTGGCCGACATGCGCGGGCGCCGCCAGATGTTCATCGTCGGCACGGCGCTGTTCCTGGTGTCGTCGCTGCTGTGCGGCCTTGCCGGCTCGGCGGGCGTGCTGATCGCCGCCCGGGTCGTGCAGGGGGTCTCGGCGGCGCTGCTGGCACCGTCCGCGCTGGCGATCCTGATGACGATGTTCCCGGAGGGGCCCGAGCGCAACAAGGCGCTCGCGTTCTGGTCGGGGTTGGGCGGGATCGGCGCCACGGCGGCCCTGCTGATCGGCGGGCCGATCACCGACACCCTCGGCTGGGAGTGGATCTTCTTCATCAACATTCCGGTGGCCATCGGCATGTTGATCTTCGCGCCGATCCTGCTGCTCGAGAGCCGTGAGTCGGGTGCGCGGGCGTACGACCCGGCCGGGGCGTTCACCAGCACCGTGGGACTGATGCTGCTGATCGCGGCCATCGTGTGGGCGCCCACCAGGGGCTGGGCCGACGGCACGGTCCTCGCCATGCTGCTCGGCGCGGTGGTGCTGATCGCCCTGTTCGTCGTCGTCGAGAGCCGGTCGGCCGCGCCGCTCCTGCCGCTGCGGATCTTCCGGAACCGGCTGTTCGTCGGGGGCAACCTGGCGATGACCCTCTTCGCCATGACGACCGTGGGCATGTCGGTGGCGATCACGACGTACGCCCAGCGGGTGCTCGGCTACACGCCGATGGAGTTCGGCCTCGGCATGCTGACGATGACGCTGATGACCCTCGTCGGAGCCTTCGCCGGTCAGGCCGCGATGACCAAGCTCGGGTTCCGTCCGGTGGTCGCCGTCGCCGCCGTGCTCATGATCGGTGCCCTACTCCTGCTGTCGCAGGTGTCGCCCGACGGCACCTACTTCGCCGACCTGTTCCCGGGCCTGCTCCTCTTCGGCCTCGGGCTCGGTGCCGGGCCGGTGGCGGCGGTCGCCGCGGCGCTCTCCACGGTGGACCAGGAAATCGCCGGTGTGGCCTCCGGCGCCACCAACGCCACGTTCCAGCTCGGTGGCGCGCTCGGTGCGGCGATCATCTCGGCCGTGGTCGTCTCCGCCGGCGGCGATTCCGGGGACCCTGCTCGGATGACCGACGGCCTCCAGGCGGGACTCCGGGCCGACGTGCTCGTCGCGTTCGCTTGCCTGGTTGTCGCGTTGGTGCTGCTGCGGCCGGTCACTCAGCGGCTCGCCAGCAGGGTGCCGCAACCGTCCTGA